The DNA region GACCCGGACGGCAGGGCCGCGCGGCTCCTCCTGGTGAGACGGTTCTCCCGGTGAAGCGGGTTCTCCCGGTGGGAGCGTCCGTCAGTTCCGCGGTGTGACCGCCCACCAGTCGGCCGGTGGGCCCGCCGTCAGTCCGCGAACCGGTCCCACAGCTGGGGGAAACGCTCCGCCAGCTGCGCCTGGTTCTCCAGGTCCAGCGCGGTGCCCAGCGGCTCGGGCGGCGCGGCCGGAATACCGAGGTCCGGGGCGACCGTGCCGGTGAGCTGCTCGTACGCCTCGTCCGCCGCGTAACCCAGCTCCTCACCGTCCCCGTCGACCTCGTCGTCGAAGTCCGTGAGGAGGTCGGCGAGCTTGTCGGGATCGTGCACGCCGGCCTCGTACACCTCCCGGCCCTGGCCGATCAGCCAGCAGCGGAAGAAGTCGAAGGCGTCGTCGCTGGCCCCGTCGAGCAGGATCCAGGCCGCGCCCCACAGATCCCACATGTACGCACGGTTGTAGCGGGCCTCGAAGTGACGGGCGAAGTCCAGGACCATCTCGGGGTCCAACTGGACGAGCCGCTCCACGAGCAGGTCGGCCTGCTCCTCGGGGTCGCCCTCGGCGGCCTCGCGGGTCGCGTCCACCAGCTCCCAGAACTCCGTCTCGTCCATCACGGGACAAGCATCGGGCCTCGACCCGGCCCGCGCACCCGGGGACAGGCAGATCGTTATGCGCGCACATGCCCACGGAAAGTCCGACAGCAGATGTCGGTATTCGGCGCGATGCTCGGACCATGGAGACGACAGCACAGACGAAAGCCCAGGAACACGGCCGGCAACTCGAAGGAAAGGTCGCCCTGGTCGGGGGTGCCACACGAGGCGCCGGACGGGCCATGGCGGTGGAACTGGGCCGCGCCGGAGCCACGGTCTACGTGACGGGACGCACGACCCGCGAGCACGTCAGCGAGGTCGGCCGGACCACCGAGACCATCGAGGGGACGGCCGAACTGGTCGACGAGGCCGCGGGCGCCACCGGCCGGGGCATCGCGGTCCCGACGGACCACCTGGAGCCCGACCAGGTACGCGCCCTCGTCGACCGCATCGACCGCGAACAGGGCCGCCTCGACATCCTCGTCAACGACATGTGGGGCGGCGACGTCCTCCTCGACTGGTCGGCGGAGAAGCAGCCCGACATGTGGGACATGGACCTCGACAAGGGGCTGCGGATCATGCGCCTCGGCATCGAGTCGCACATCATCACCAGCCACACCGCGCTCCCGCTCCTCGTCCGCAACCCCGGCGGCCTGCTCGTCGAGGTCACCGACGGCACGGAGGAGTACAACCGCCGCTACCGCAAACCGTTCTTCTACGACCTGGCCAAGACGACCCCCATCCGCATGGCCCACGACCTCGGGGAGGAGCTCAGGGAGCACGGCTGTACGGCGGTCTGCCTCACCCCGGGCTGGCTGCGCTCGGAGGCGATGCTCGACACCGCCTTCAAGGTCACCGAGGAGAACTGGCGGGACGCCTGCGCGCACGTCCCGCACTTCGCGATCTCCGAGACGCCCACCTATGTCGGGCGGGCCCTGGTCGCGCTCGCAGCCGACCCCGACGCGGCCCGCTGGAACGGACAGTCGCTCTCCAGCGGCGGCCTCGCCCAGGAGTACGGCTTCACGGACGTCGACGGCTCGGCGCCCGACGCGTGGCGCTACCTGATCGAGGTGGAGTCACAGGGCAAGCCGGCGGATGTGACGGGCTACCGGTAACCCGTCACGCTCACTCCTCAGTCCTCAGTCCTGTGCGTCAGCCTTTTGTGTCGTAGTACGCCGCCGTCCGGGCCGCCGCCTCGGCGAAGCGCCCGCGGAGCTCGGACGGCTCCAGGACCTCCACCTCGGGACCGAGGGAGAGGAGCTGGGTGTACGCGACGTCGTACGACTCGACCGGCAGCGTGACCGTGACCCGGCCCGTGTCGTCGGGCGGGCCGGCCGCTGCCAGGGCCTCCTGCGCGGAGAGCGGATCGACGGTGCGCCTCAGCCGCCGCGCGCCCGCCTCGGTGAGCCGCACCACGACCGTCGCCCGCAGGAGCGAGCGCGCGAACTGGGCCGCCCGCTCCGCCCAGAAGCCCGGCAGGTCGAACCCCTCGTCGCGGCTGAAGCGCTCTTCGCCGGGCTCGACCGACGTGAACCGGTCGATGCGGTAGACGCGGAAGGACCCGGGATCGGTGACACGGGCGCACACGTACCAGACGCCCGCCTTGAGGATGAGCCCGTACGGCTCCAACTCGCGCTCCACGTCGGTCTCCCGGCGCCGGTAGCGCGCGGTGATCCGACGGTCGTCCCACACCGCCTCCGCGACCTCGGGCAGCAGCTCGGGCGTCTTGGGCTCGGCGAACCAGGCGGGGGCGTCCAGGTGGAAACGCTGGGACGCGGCGCGGGA from Streptomyces sp. NBC_00258 includes:
- a CDS encoding helix-turn-helix transcriptional regulator, with translation MRAARLIKMVLLLQSRPSMTAAELARELEVSERTITRDAQALSEAGVPVYADRGRAGGYRLIGGYRTRLTGLARSEAEALFLSGVPGALREMGLEDAASAARLKVSAALLPSLKDASRAASQRFHLDAPAWFAEPKTPELLPEVAEAVWDDRRITARYRRRETDVERELEPYGLILKAGVWYVCARVTDPGSFRVYRIDRFTSVEPGEERFSRDEGFDLPGFWAERAAQFARSLLRATVVVRLTEAGARRLRRTVDPLSAQEALAAAGPPDDTGRVTVTLPVESYDVAYTQLLSLGPEVEVLEPSELRGRFAEAAARTAAYYDTKG
- a CDS encoding SDR family oxidoreductase, which codes for METTAQTKAQEHGRQLEGKVALVGGATRGAGRAMAVELGRAGATVYVTGRTTREHVSEVGRTTETIEGTAELVDEAAGATGRGIAVPTDHLEPDQVRALVDRIDREQGRLDILVNDMWGGDVLLDWSAEKQPDMWDMDLDKGLRIMRLGIESHIITSHTALPLLVRNPGGLLVEVTDGTEEYNRRYRKPFFYDLAKTTPIRMAHDLGEELREHGCTAVCLTPGWLRSEAMLDTAFKVTEENWRDACAHVPHFAISETPTYVGRALVALAADPDAARWNGQSLSSGGLAQEYGFTDVDGSAPDAWRYLIEVESQGKPADVTGYR
- a CDS encoding DUF4240 domain-containing protein — protein: MDETEFWELVDATREAAEGDPEEQADLLVERLVQLDPEMVLDFARHFEARYNRAYMWDLWGAAWILLDGASDDAFDFFRCWLIGQGREVYEAGVHDPDKLADLLTDFDDEVDGDGEELGYAADEAYEQLTGTVAPDLGIPAAPPEPLGTALDLENQAQLAERFPQLWDRFAD